TATATTCGCTTTGAAAAGCCGGACGGGTTCAGGTATTGGATTCCGGAGGAAGATGCAGTCAAAATGAAAAACGAGCTCGAAAATAATGAAAGTATTATTACCGTATCTATTGACTATATTAATGATCAGTAAATCAGATACATATTTTTAAAAACGTTTCAAGCCGTGACCCTCTTCACTCCCATTGTAATAAAAAAGATAGCCAGTTCTATTTAAAAACTGGATTTTATATTATTCCGGCCTTTTCAAGAAAACCTTCCAGAGGCACGGAGTGAGTCTGGAAACCGCATACTTTGTAGGGGTCTGCTCCCATTGAAAGAGCTACGAACTGGGCAATATTCATGTGCACCATGTCGTACTCTACCCCATACTCTTTTTCAATTACGGGCTGGTAGCGGTCGTACTGGATATGGCAGTTCGGGCACATATGGATCATTAACTCCACACCGGCTCTCTGGAGGCTGTCCAGCTTGGTTTTGGTGACCTGTAGAGAGGTGTTTTTGTTAAGGTGGAGCTGGGAAAAGCCCATTCCGCAGGTGAGGGCGTGAGCGATATTTTGTCATAATTTGTCTAAAATATAGGAGACATAATTTTTAAATAGACATGCCAAAAATTAGAAGGCTTAGAATATATACAGGCTCGTATTAGATACAAACACTGATTTTATGCGGCAAAACTGTAATAGTTAAACAAAAATCAATATATGAGAATATTCAGTAGAATTGGGAAGTTTATAGAGAAGTACTTGAATATATAAGGAGACAATATACATATATATATAAGTTCTGGCCAAATCATCAAACTGTCAAGGTCAAGGAACTATTACAGGCAATTACAGACTCAAAATCAGTTCGAAAATCGAATTGTTTGAGAATTTACACAGAAAACTTATAAGGAGTTAGATAAGAGGGATTTATGGAGTTCAGAAGTGCTTTCCAGGTACCGCCCGAACTCCACAAAACACGCCCTAAAGGCATGAGTTATGTTAGCTTTGTCTGTATTTAAGGCTTAGCTTGTCTGATTCTGCCTCCTGGGTATAAGATACACAGGAGATAAAGTAATGAACCATAATAAAATTGGAGTAGGTATACTTGTTTTAACAACACTGCTGGTTGGTATGGTGTTAATACCGGCAGTAAGTGCACAAGAAGAAAAAGATTATTCTGTAACTGCTGAGGAAGCTTTTAAGCATGCCAGTGCGAACATGATAAGTTTCATAGCAGCCGATGCACCAGGCTTTGAAAACTGGACAGGGGCATCTGTTGATCCCAAACCGGTTGAGCTTTACGACATAAATGGTCAGAAATTATTTTATCAATTCTCAGTATACAAAGAAAAAAAATTGATAGGTACAATTGATATTTATGCCAATAAAACGCTGGGACATTCATTCAACGACATTACGTTTGATCCTGAACCCTATAAAGTAGCTGAAGCCATGAAGAAGTCAAAAGAAATTGCCAAAAAAAATTACCCGACCGGAGAAATAAAATCAACTAAAATGGTTGTATACAGTTATCCTAAAATAGGGGCGATGACTGCGGTAAAGGACAAGTCAGGAGATGAATATCGGACATTTGTAGATGCATATACCCTTGATGAAGTGCCAGATAAACCTATAACTGAAACCAATCCAGGGGTTTGGTCAATGTATGAAATGAAATTGAAGAGTGGAGTGGAAGAGAATTTAAAAGAGTGGGAGAAAAGTAGTCAATTCACAGAATCTATTGAACAAGCAGCGACTAATAAAGGAGTTAATATTAATGCGGCAGTCACGGAAGAAAATATTGAAAAACTCAGTGGCGATGCAGCGATAAAATCTATAACAAGTGGAGACATTTATGTTCCCCATCTTGGACAAGAAACTGAATACTACTGTGTTCCAACTAGTATCCGAATGCTTTGTATGTACTTTAATGACCCGAACCCTGCCCCTTCACAAACGTCTATCTACAACTATTTGGATGGGGTACCCGATGATGGGCTCTCATATGATGACATTGAGGAATGGGTTGAAGATAAATGGGATAAAACGCCAACTGTCAGGACTTCCGCACTTTATAATATTGACGCTGTTACCGAGATTGACAACGGAAGACCTTTTTT
This window of the Methanosarcina mazei S-6 genome carries:
- a CDS encoding C39 family peptidase, with product MNHNKIGVGILVLTTLLVGMVLIPAVSAQEEKDYSVTAEEAFKHASANMISFIAADAPGFENWTGASVDPKPVELYDINGQKLFYQFSVYKEKKLIGTIDIYANKTLGHSFNDITFDPEPYKVAEAMKKSKEIAKKNYPTGEIKSTKMVVYSYPKIGAMTAVKDKSGDEYRTFVDAYTLDEVPDKPITETNPGVWSMYEMKLKSGVEENLKEWEKSSQFTESIEQAATNKGVNINAAVTEENIEKLSGDAAIKSITSGDIYVPHLGQETEYYCVPTSIRMLCMYFNDPNPAPSQTSIYNYLDGVPDDGLSYDDIEEWVEDKWDKTPTVRTSALYNIDAVTEIDNGRPFFSMISGHCRLCRGYLYQDGYFHLHINDPWPVGSSGQVRYECTYGGPEVGRVYVR
- a CDS encoding heterodisulfide reductase-related iron-sulfur binding cluster, with the translated sequence MGFSQLHLNKNTSLQVTKTKLDSLQRAGVELMIHMCPNCHIQYDRYQPVIEKEYGVEYDMVHMNIAQFVALSMGADPYKVCGFQTHSVPLEGFLEKAGII